The Oncorhynchus mykiss isolate Arlee chromosome 8, USDA_OmykA_1.1, whole genome shotgun sequence genome includes the window TAAATCAATGTTCTCATGATATTTCACAGTAAATGTATTTTTTGGATCAATGATTGTGTGGTGACATATGACTCCAAAATGAATGTACAACAAAAGGTTTTGAATATAAGACTGGCTGCGTTACTAGTGTTACTATATAGTTTGGAGTACTATATAGTTTGGAGTAATGTACTAAGAGTTTTGAAAAttcaccacatacttgtgaaagtAGCACCAAAgccatggggggtgggggggtgggggggggcttgTGGCATACCACATTGAGCTCTTCATTGGGTACCCCTCTATCGGATGTCACACTGGGTGACTCAGAGCTTTTCTCTCAGGATTTTAGTAATCCTGACAGTCCCCTGCAACAGCGAGAGGTATTTTCTCAATTAAAAGAATGCCAAgcgaaacgtctctgtgttaccaACCCACTTGGCATGTGTTACTAAGATAATGGCTGCCATGGTCAGCTCAAAAGACGACTATAATCGAATTAGCTTAATTACTTCATTACAAATGATGTGCCAGACCAGTCGTAAATGGTCGCCTTCAAGAACATTGCTAAACAGAGCGTTGGAAGTTATGCGCATTGCGttgcattttttaaaaaaaaagtgttttaaataGTTATGTGGTTTGAATAAGATAGTAGCCTATCTGTACAAAATCGAGTCGCATTTGTCGTACCGTGAAAACGTGTATCATAAAATGACACTGAAATTTTTGTTTTTCATCCAAACTAGGCCGAATTGATAAGATAAATATTCTTAATTAACCTACTCCTAACTGATCTTATTAAGCACTTTTAAATATATAGCACATGCCTTAATGTGGGGTAAATTtagccattttttttttacattcagcataaCTCCGTCAAGGGAATATGGGGTGTTTCTTAAAATGCTAACTACTGTGCTGCGAACTACGCAAATTGGAGCACGGGAGGGTCAGAGTCCAAATCAAATTATGCGAAACGGAGCAAGGAGGGCACTTCTCGGATGTGTACTCCGTTTGCccgtgtaagggcgttcgtctgtaggaggaagagaagcggaccaaagcgcagcgtggtggttattcatgttttaataaatcactacacatgaacaaactaacaaaaacaagaaatgtgaaaacgctaaacagtcctatcctgtgacaccaaacacagtgacaggaccaatcacccacaaacacacagtgaaacccaggctacctaagtatgattctcaatcagagacaactaatgacacctgcctctgattgagaaccatactaggccgaaaacatagaaatgccccaaaacatagaaaaacaaacatagactgcccacccaactcacgccctgaccatactaaataaatacaaaacaacagaaatagaggtcagaacgtgacagcctgTTAAACTATCTGGTTAGCTACATTATTACGCTTCACATATAGCTAGCTGAAGGTTGTGAAGTAAAACGGTTGTTTTATGTATATCTTGATTCATCTCTTTCCAttgttgtcctggctggaagacgGTTCAGGGAATGGGTAAATCCATAGTACGTCAATAGGGCTATCACGAATAATTGATACTATAGCTATCAGCGAAAAATGTACATCTACCTTGCATAACATTAGTTTAAGGTCATTTTGCCTGTTTTACTAGCTGGCTGGCTAGATAATGATAAATaaagatagatagataaatatGTTAGATTATTAcaattcacatatctagctgataattatgaAGTAAAAAGTTTTCTTTGTGCATATCTTGTTtagtctattgttgccattgtcctggctgggaGAAAGTTCAGTggaagcgtgaggtaatacagtacgTGGAGTCCGAGTGCTTCTCAAATGTATTGCTTTATACATTCTCCACACTCTCGTCCTCACAAGAACGTACTCAAGATAACGTGGTCGGAGCATGAAAATGTGGAGCATGGCAGTATGCAGATTGAGAAACACCCATGGTGTcatttctaacaaagatatcaaCATATATTTCAAACCTTACGGTTTTGAAAACATAGTTTGTCCTCTTGGTATAACATAACTTGAATTGACCATggggacagggtaaattaagccacctacacatttctgtactgaatgaaatattaccacaTCATTATTTTTTAAAACACGTCTATCTTTATATACCGAgtaaaaaaacatgagctggcacACACCCAGAGGAAAGTATTTTATGCAGAGGTGATGACTAACAGCGAATAAACTACAAGCTATAAAAAGAAGGCACAGTAATGTCGAAACGttggtgatttacccaataaattactagcagtttatatatagagtgtgtgactctctttattttttactttgatAGCTTACATCTTTATTTccaaaacacaattcaacacaatcacaatcgCTTCATTGTCTTTCAATCATTTTAAGCatattttaacacaggcttaacatCTAACAAACAATTTGTActtttttaaacacttttaacATTTGCCAGGTCCAGTTCTTACCTCATATAATGCCTTGCATCATTCCTGGGAAAAAAACACTTACATTTGTTCAACTTGCCATTAATTGCCGTCTTaatttaccccatggccattggctcaatttactCCAAGGCAAACATGTTTACTATACTAGCCCGCACAGCTACATGgctgcactttcatgctaggtttaggacctcatgtTGAATATTATAGAGACCCCAACAGATGCACAGAACCATCTTTAaattatctactttggtttagatgcaagcatcatgaaacctctaacacaataaattaaTTGGATTTGTTGATAATCAGTTTTTTGGACCTaatttgtttaccacttttttcCATGTAGTTTCTTCCTTCACATACTCCATGAAATGATAACCTATtcataaatatttggtcaaattatacattttgtgtatggtttcaaAGGTGGTTCAATTTACCCCTATGGCTCAATTTACCCAACTCTCCCATAAGCCTGTTCTCTTGAGTCTAGGCTGGGGTTAATTGATGTATGGCTCGTTTCGAATGCGCAGTTTGCGCAGATCAGCTGTGGTGGGAGGGAGTTTCCAattcttgtaaaaaaaaataagaagaaaGCTATTAAGTAATCGGATTAAAGGGATTCTGGTTCAAATAGGAGGCCTGGACAGCAGTCATGCATTCCGTCGCAAGTGAACAGCGATATCGGATCTCCTTTGCCCATTTCACCAGGAAGTAAGGAAACTAGAAACACAGCCAATATGCCAGTTGATCTGAATGGGTATTGGAAAATGATCTCAAATGACAACTTCGAGGAGTACTTAAAGGCCCTCGGTGAGTTGTTACAGCATTTTTGGGGGATGATTCGTTTAAGGGGGACTCCAAACTTCAGTCAAATGGATGATGCGCAAGGATATTTCCGCTCCATACGTAGAGTTCCGTTGCATCAGGACCACTGCGCCCTGCGGTCAATATTGAGCTCTAGGCATTAATatacctagctaacgttatggAATTTAGTATAGTTCAAAAGTGTGTTTATTTGAGCACGGGTGTAGATACTGACATATTGCTTATCATCTAAAATAATGGTTTTGAAAGTGCTGCATATTTACAAAGTATCCCAAAAATAGCGACATTGCTGGTATTAGATCCGGTTATGGCCTCTACAGAAACAGGGGTCATGAAAGTGATGTTAGGCTATAGATGACTGTAGCCTTCCTGCTCCTCagtgttaatctctctctctctctctctctctctctctctactctctctctcttcccttttttgGGGAACCATCACACAGATGTAAATGTTGCCATTAGGAAAATTGCCACCTTGTTGAAGCCTGACAAAGACATCAATCAAGATGGTGACCACATAGTCATCAAGACCCTCAGTACCTTTAAGAACTACAACATGGATTTCCATGTTGGCAAGGAGTTTGAAGAGGATCTGTCAGGGGTGGATGACAGAAAATGCATGGTGAGTTGACAAAAACATTTCCATCACacattctgttgttgttttttaaaaggcTATCAAAAACGTAGTTCTGGAGACTAGAGATACGGAACAAGGATTCATTTTGCTGTTTCAGTAGTGGTTTGTCATATTCCCTCTAGTGTGAGATCCCAAATGGCAGTCCTTATGTGTGCTCATCAATATTTGATTGAGGTACCACTGCGAACACAAGGGGCCTTGAGTTGAGGCTAAGGGGGAAGCAGTAGATTGCTGCATTAGAGAAGACACCGGTGTCCTTGAAAACATATAAgggcttttcacactactgagccgaaCAGAGCAGAGCCAAACCTAGCTGCACTGAGCTGGCCTAGTTGGGCATCCACCGTAGTTGCTGGAACTGCTGAGAAGGACAATGTGAAAACTAATAGATGTTTAGTCAGGAGATCTGAGAAAAACTTGTATAATACTATTTTTCTTCTGATAAGATTTTCTTTTCCTGGGACCTGATTAGGATCTGCATATTTTTCTCCCCCCCAAAAAGATCAGCCCTTGTAAGCCTGTAGGCTGATTTCTTTCCAAGCCCATAAACCATTACCTTGTGAGCGGCTGCAAGTACCATCAGGGAATGAAAGTCCGTTATTGGCCACTGGGCCAACTATATTCTGTATTGTTGTAACTTACCATTTGTGAGACTTTGCTATACCTAGAACTTTACGACACCTTTATGACTATTTATACAGTTGAATCCTAACTTGTTTATGTAATGAAAGAGCTGGTGTGTATAATATATGGGAATTATTGAATATATACTGCATAGTCATTATTACTTAAAGGAAAACTGGacccaaaaactatattttggtatttgtttcattagtccattgttgacatagtcccaaaaagttttcaagatatgtaactcaAAATacagcgggtgaattcaagtcaaaccacctagcctccatctcccatcgaatcgtggtatctaaagggtttcattcctatgctgtgagctctgagctacagagctgtctgtcctcagaagaccccttccagagcaaagggtgagggaacagactcctaagccaaaaaggACACTGAAATCGGGAGGACGCTCAGAGAGGTGCGCCGGAGTAGTGCGTTATCGAACAGCTGAAGgcctagttttcccatggtgccccaggttaatgagttaataattgcttgattcagttaatcacgcaattagaaactttaGTCATTCGATGAACAACAGTCATCACATTAACTAATGCAACGTCACGACACATGCGTATGTTTGTAAGTCTGTAAGTTGTTATATATTCCTGcacactactgtgtgtgtgtgtgtgtgtgtgtgtgtgtgtgtgtgtgtgtgtgtgtgtgtgtgtgtaggtcatgCTCCTAATTGCTAATTGACAGTAGAATGCATAAtgttgtctgtcctctctctctgtagaccaTTATCTCATGGGAGGGGACAatctggtgtgtgtctgtgtgtgtgtgtgtgtgtgtgtgtgtgtttagaccaCTATCTCATGGGAGGGAGACAATCTGGTGTGTGTgcagaagggagagaaagaaggaagaggCTGGACCCATTGGGTGGAGGGGGATGAGCTTCATCTGGTAAGAGAACACATTCATTCATGGCATTTGAATGCAAGTCTTCTTCCTCAGTTCCTGATTTCACTTTTTGTCACAACAGATCtcagatcagatgaacatgtaAGACAATAAATAGCACAGACGAAAAACATTTATTCAAAGCTTTTGTGAAAATACAGCTGGTTTCTGGCTTTGGTAACCTCACAAACAAGATTTTAACTAAGTGTGGACCACCAGGGCAAATACTCCATGACAAAATTCCTGCACTTTGTGGATAGAATTGGAGTTTAGGGACCCTCAATAAAATAGTATCTTTGTAGTGCACCTCTAGTGTACCCATACATAAACATTAGTAAATCTACTGACCTCGACAATGACCACCGTATGACCACTTTCATTACCTTGTCATTACGGATTTTCATTGCTATGATTATTGTCATCATAGCTGAGTAAAAGGCATCTGACTGCCAAATTATTTAGTCAAAGTGATTCTAACAGATGTTCGCAATTACTAGCCATGAAATTATTCATTAGCAGAGTGGCTCCCTGGAGTCACTAAGCCCAGGAACACTGAACAGCAGCTGCCTCTGCTGGTTAAAAATATAACTGCAAGTACATGTGCTTTGCCTTTGGTTTTCTCCATAGAGGAGATTGATTACTGTGAACATTTTTGACATCTTCACAGCTGTTTACCTCAATTAATGATGATAGGGTGGtatacaaaaacaaataaataatggGATTTATTAAAAATCCTGTTTAATCTCTCGATGGAACATAATTTGACCTTCTGTTCACTCTGCAGGAGCTGAGAGCTTGTGGAGCTGTGTGCAAGCAGGTCTTCAAGAAAACCTAAACCAGCACTGGAATTACAGAATGGCGCCCCCTACCTGAGCGCttaagagagacacagacacaaaccaACCCTGTGACAAAGAACCCTCTAAtacactcatccatccatccacccatccacccatccatccacccacccacccacccatccaaccatccatcctTCTATCCTTCATTCCATCAATCCTTTCACATTTCTTTCTGTCGATCACTTGTACTGTAACTCTGTCTCAGGGTGAGAGCCCCTTTGATTGACATGTTATAGATGTGTGGATACATTAACACTGAAGTACGTGTAGTAGGCTTTGTGATTAGTGCCTCAATCTCTAATGGTGTCCTGAGTTTACAACTGGGGGTGAACTTGACCAGTAGGAAGGAGGGTTTTAGTAGAGTGAAAAAGAAAATGAGGGTGAGAGAGGTAAAGAATGAAAATGAAATGGAGAGGCAGCAGAAGATGTGACAAATAGCTACCAGGCCTGTGCAGCTGAGACATCATCGCCGTCTTAGTAGAAAACTTAGTAGAAAACTTAGTAGAAAACAAGTACTAACGTGTTCAGGAAATAACAGCAGACTTTGTCTGTGTTTTTCCTCAATTCATTTGGGAGTGTCCCCTTGATAGGAAAAAATCACTCAATAAATGAATCTCAACAATGTGGTCTATCTGTGAGAGTTTTTGTCTTTAAAAGTGAGAAAGCAAACAGAAATGCTTGTCTCGCATGTGTTTCTTTCACCAATGTAAAATCAACTAATATTTGGGCCATGAGAGAAGCAGCAAAATTCATTCAAACacaatcattttttaaatataaaaaaatctgtaagtaaagaatacaaataaatacaaaaagaTGCTGTGATCATGTAACCAGGAAAACAATAAAATACAAGAAATAATTGATTTACAatatgtgacgaccctcccactctgtctgccggaATTCTTTCTcgttgctcttgttttccttaataggatgtcggtgggcggagccgggagggtcATCATTGAAATGGGCCACACCTGGGCTCGGGTGTCCCGGGATAAATgcaccacttccccattcattgaggagactctctccatgcagacactgatagatttttttttttgtatggccgttttgtttgtttactttgGCACTGTTCagcacccctcattatcacatttatgcatGAGGACACCCGCTTACATTACTgcctacacacaccattgttaattgtatttagtttACTTAAGCTAATAAATATATTCCTTATCGCCATGTTTTCTCACTTTGTTGTGAACTTCGAGCCGGGTTTGTGACAAGTGGGGGCTCGTCTGTGATCATGAGGTTGGTTCCTAGACATTTTAGCGCATAGCACTTTGTTGCATTATGGAGGACTAATACTAGTGCCGTTGGGCTTACTAGTATGTGTCGTGTTTGGGGGGGGAGTTAATGTTTGAGAACTCTGTAGGTGCTTCATAACTTTTGTTGCAGCTTTTGAGTTGTATTGTTTGGTAGGCCCAGTGTTTGTTGCCTTTGTTTGGTATACTTGCTACTGTGGTGGATAGTTTGTGTGCTGTGTTGGAGAGAGTACATTGGTTTGTTTCCAGGCCCCTGCCCAGGCTGGAAACTCTTGCTCTACTCACTTTTGGGACATTGGTCTGAGATGAGtacaattggatgtgtacctcaGTGGACATTTTGGATAGGGTAGTGACACTTGCTACCTGGAGCTATAGCCTTTCTTTTTTCCCTATTAGGCTTAGTGATGTGTTTCACTTTGGAATATGTTGGGCATGGTTATTTCTGTGGCATCTATGGACTGCGCGGTTGTCTTGGGGGCACATCTGTGGCTTGGGAATCTGCCagcatattgttttttttttcttcccttgCCAGCTGGGAACAGTAATTACCCACTGCAAATCCGCATGATGACTGGGGTTGAGTTATTGTAGGTTTTGGGGAAGCTCCATATAGCTCATCTCTTCTGTGGTGCCCAGTGTGATTTGCCATTTCTCTGGTCTGGTGTGCtcagcagaggagaagaggaagaattTGTGTATTTACTTGTGACTATGGTGTATTGAGTCAAAGTTAATTTGCTTTTCATCAGAGGAACTGTTAGAATTATGTACTAAACAGCTGTTGAAGATCGCTGAACACTACAAGGTTGAAATTAGTGATAAACGTCAAATTCTGTTTGGTTGATATTGAAAGCCAATCTGATGGAGTGGTGTTCTTGAAATTAGCAGTGGGTCAGCCTCTGCCGAGGACTCGCGGTCTCCCTGTCTCGTTACAATGGCTGCTCCATGTTAGCCTTAGTCTTTTTGAACAGCAGAAATGACTGTCTGTTAcagctagagcatgatcgtgtAAAGTATGACAAAGAACTGGCATTTACACAGGACTTGGAGCGTGCTAAAATCAAGAGCAGCTAGAGTTGGTTAGGGAAGGAAAGCTCTCAGGGGAGAGTTTGCTCTGGGAAGGTGACCCAGATTTACCTAGGGGTCACTCTTTCGGTCATACCCCGGACACATTTGTTATTGTTGGGAACTTACGGTTGTTGCCAAAATTTAATGAGGACCCTGGGACATTATTTTCCTTGGTGCTGGTTGCTGACACGCTCTCTCGCGCACCCTGTTTCTAAATGTCCACGTGACTGACCTGTCTTGTTTGGTATTGTCCTGTTCTATCACTCCTGTTCGTTCCCTTCtggtcttgtttttgtcttttcaATTAAAGTTTGCTTCCTGTGTGCAAAGGTTGCTGAGGTCTGGGGAGAACGAAGTTGGCTGGGGCAAGTGGAAGTGTGAACATGTACTCCCAGTATCAATTTGGGATGTTGGGTCAAATTTGTTTGACTGGTATGGTGTTTCTTGTTGAGCCCTAGTTTTTCTACTAGTGTAAAGAACGTCACGCTCAGTGACGTCAACTTAGCTATTAtgttgctagatttagcaacttttcagactACCCTGCACCCTTTTTTCCCCAAACAGCACCTACCAACAAATGTAGctacttttaaaatgtatttggaacttttagcaacttttgaaGTGACTCAAACGCTAAAATGCACGCATTGTCCCTCTAAATGAGACAAAGGATTTTTTTTGTTAGTCACAACACACGTGCCTGGCTGCAAAAGTGCATTGAGTGACGTCAGAGTGCACAGGCAGCAATTTCAGTAAATTGCACATTGTTGGCTGCAGCAGTAGTACGGGTTCCACGAGCCAACCCCAATGAATACAGTTGGTTACGAATGCttgatcttgaacagaacttCAATCAAAATTGTACAGCCAGGAGTCGGTACCTGAATAAATGTCAAATATTTTTTGGCCGAGATGGCCgtcaatttgagtaacgttatTGTGTATTCAACGTAATGACAGTGTTACAACGTCATCTGGCACTGGTCATGCTGCTTACCACTTCCTTCCTCACGTGATCATACACTAATGACAGCCAAGTGTCCTCATTCCTCATTGTATTTTCCATCTGCAATACTGCCATCTGCAGGATGATAACGTGAATGCAAACAATTTCTACTGTTCACTTTGGATCATCCTCCTTGGGTGAAATAGCACAGTATGTGACGAATGATTATGAAAATCTATATAAAACGTCGGCCTACATTTAGGTTTTacacatccatgtaatatagcctatgcAATGTGATTATTAGGcaatagaagtgtgtgtgtgcaaggctGAAATTCAATTCCTTTCTCATTTCAAGCTGTTGGCAGTAGACTACGTCCCTtttcaacacactaacacaatgCGCTACATGTGAATCAACAtttgaaaggagggagggggggggggggcccttgCCACAATCTGTGACAATTACATGAACTAGGCACTTTACACAGAGAGCAATTTGACCGGTCAGTCAAATACACGTGATAACATAGTTCAAGGTTTCCCAACTGGTGGTCCGCGTCCGAAGTTTTCTGAGCACAAA containing:
- the LOC110530145 gene encoding retinol-binding protein 1 isoform X2, with the translated sequence MPVDLNGYWKMISNDNFEEYLKALDVNVAIRKIATLLKPDKDINQDGDHIVIKTLSTFKNYNMDFHVGKEFEEDLSGVDDRKCMTTISWEGDNLVCVQKGEKEGRGWTHWVEGDELHLELRACGAVCKQVFKKT
- the LOC110530145 gene encoding retinol-binding protein 1 isoform X1 codes for the protein MPVDLNGYWKMISNDNFEEYLKALDVNVAIRKIATLLKPDKDINQDGDHIVIKTLSTFKNYNMDFHVGKEFEEDLSGVDDRKCMTIISWEGTIWCVSVCVCVCVCVFRPLSHGRETIWCVCRRERKKEEAGPIGWRGMSFIWS